The nucleotide window AGCTGGTGTGAAATGATGATTTTGACTCTTCCCATTATGATTTATGGGCAATTACTTGGTCCGCCCGCCCTATACTCGCTTTGATGTGCTATTATAGGATCCTCACATTGATTACCCTCTCTTTTTCAAAGCTTGATTCAGAGCATCACCATAGAATTAATTAACTCTAAACTCTCAcgttgtatttttttcaaataatttttttatatttaaaaactatttagTATACTACAAAGTCATTAGTATTCATAAACATTGAaaaaataacaactaaaaagaaatacaaaggTGCTAAAGCCGGAATAGTGGTGCAGGTCAACATGTCGTCTCTCAGCCAAACTAGGTATAAAAATTGatctaatattatttattgGCGCACACATGCTTTAAATTTAAATCTGAATGATACACTTGATTGAACGTTGAGTTATTTATCTAAACCAgtgaatacaattttttttctttccaagcTCTTGAAATTTAATGTACTGTCGAAATAGtaattaagataaataaattagtatgtATGGATTAACATAACATTATGTATAAGATCTTCATGAAGCACGCCAAGTGGTGTAGTAATATTTTCACGCgctaaattatttaatttgaggtaaatattaaataattttgccTAAGCAGCATACATGTGCAGAGGCAGAgctacaatttttttaacatataaaaaaaaccaATGGTAAAATAAGTAAAACGTATTTTAGACATAAGTTacttcatcgtctattattcaCTTATATCGAACTCCAAAGTGTACAACTAACTCCCTGTTTTCTTAGTCAATAATTGACAAATTATATCGTAGCTGGATACTTATTTAGTGAATTTTTAAACACATATACATAATTCGAGTCAAATACATTCATATCAAATTAGTTTAATCTTTAGATGGTGACAATAATAATATGTTGTCACTTTATGTGAAGGGTGAATCTATCTCAGCTTACCTTCCAatcaacttcattttttttgtcctGACCATACTTTTCAACTCTTAAAACCCATCTCTACCTCATTTCCCACATCATATTTACACACACATCTTCTTGGATAGCTTCTAGTCAAAACAGAAAATGGATGGGTACACCAAGATCAATGGAACCAACAATTTCTCAGATCTCCAATCTTTACCCCAACACCACAAAACCAATGAGAATCTTAGCCCAAATCACACTGTTTTTCATGATGTCATAGATCTTGAATCCATATCCAAAAGCCAACAAAGCAAGAACCAAGAACCCCATGATGAGAATGAGAAAGAGAATCAAGATGCCATTGCCAATGAAGAAAATATGAAgggcagcaacaacaacaacattcctAGTGCTGTGAAATTGAGCAGGGCTTGCTCTGTTTCATCAGCAGCTTCAGCAAACAGGTTCAGACTAGAAAGACAAGGGAACAAGAATACAACTACATCAACATTTGAATCAATGAAGAGAGCTTTCTCAATGAGAAGATCTTCATCAGTTTCTGAGAAGTATTGCAGGATTCATGATCAGGGATTCACCATTTCGTCTCCGATATTGGATGATGTTGCTGAAGCTCACGAGGATAGtagggagaagaagaagaagaagaaaaatggaagtGGCAGAATCCTAAAAGCCTGTAAGCGCCTTTTTGGAATCTGAACATATGgagtattattatattgttcattaCTCCCTAGTCCCCACACCCACCACTTTGGCCTAGCTCATGAGTGGAGAGAATTCAAGATTTGAAGTCCACAATTTCAGGACGGATGTgaactaatatatatttatagttttattttcttttgcatACGCATATATAGTTTGAGTCGGACGGTGTGAGTTCAGTTCAATTTGCCCTCAATCTCCCTCTGAATTCACTGTCATAAGAAGAAAAGTTTGTATGTGTATGTACTCAAGGGAGACACTCCAACTTGTATCTTGAGAATGTTAAATCTTTGGCATTTTATCTTTCTCTTTTGTGAACTTCTTTTGTTATATCTTATGCTATAATAATAAGCATAAACAGTGAGGTCTTATAATCTTAGAAGTTATAAGTGCAAGTTGAGTATTGAGTTAATTTGTTCAATTTGgtattcaacaacaacaacaacatccccagtgtaatcccataaGTGGGGTTAGAGAGAGTAGAGTGTACGGATACCTTAATTCCTACCTTTGGTTGTCAtataagtttaaatttttagtgttctattattttttagatgCTTAATTCCTAATTATCTAACTGTCGAAGTCAAATTCACATGTTTGACTATGAAGAAGCTTATTGAGATCCAAATCTAGGCATAAACTAATGACTTTTCAATTCAAAGCCTTGCCAGTAGTTATAATAGTGACATAACAATTGTCTGGGAACGTGAGGTGAACTTCTGAGGGAACATgggtccaaaaaaaaaaaaaaagcaaataaaagtCTAGATACtgaacaagaaaaggaaatgagTTTAAAATAAGTGTAATATCAACAAGCATGTAGACATGAGACAATGAAGACAAAAATGGAAGTACCAAGGCTTCAATTGGTTTCACACAGGATCCATTATGAGGCCATAAACTATTAAGCacaaaacaatataataacacaaTCCCTGTGTCACAACTATCAAAATCAGACACTGAGCAGGTAATGATCAAGTAGTGGAGAAGGATAACTAAACCCAAGACTCTTTTATAAGATCACCTTTTCTACTCTTCACTCTCCAAAAGTGATCTGACACGCACCCAATGTCAGAGTCCAAATCAACATAGCATATCAATACTGTttgatgaataaaatgtttCAAACTTGAATTACATGATCCCTTTGAAACATATTGTTATCTAATCGAGTCTTAACCCTTTTGCCATCCTAGATGTCTAATACAAATATACCAATTTTGACAAATCATTCTAAACAATAACTATagcaaaataatatgataatcgaAGTACACGAAGCaacaaatagtaaaagaaatcaGAGGACAATCTACTGTGAACAGGCTAAAATACCATTACTATTTACAAAGGAACACAAAATCATCTCTCTCATAATCAAGATGGAATGGTAGGAAACTAGAATCAACACAACATAGAGGAAATTGTTTCATACGCACACTTACAATATGAGTAGAAGAAAACGATAACTGGTGTATTTTACTTACATATTTTCTTGTGATACTCACTCTTCTAATACCAAGCACTTAAGACCCTCCCAActtcaaaagaaatataagcATCAAGGCAAGCATAACATATCTGTTTACGGCTAAGCCAACGCTGATCCCAAGCACTGGTTGTCACACTCTTGGGCTTCTCAATCTCTATTCCCGCAATTTTCTTCCCCAAATATTTGAGCCCCTTATTAAGAAGCTTCTTCTTGTTCAGTTCCTCTGCCGCCCACTCCCGGAGATCAACAACGTTCGACACTTCAAGATCATAGTCCTCCCACAGCTTGTCCACGTCACTACGAATACCAACTCCAACGAATCTGTAGTCGTCGTTGTTCAGAAAGTTTCGGAGTCGGCGGGGGATGTGGTTGGAGTGGAGAACTTGGTAGATGATGCAGGACTCTCCGACACACAGCTGGATAGTGGCGACGGGGTTTCGGTCGGCGACGGGATTGAAGTTTGGGCGCCACTCGATGTCAAGCCCTACAATCAAACGGTGGAGACGGGATCCGTTTTCGGTTTCGATTTTTTTGATCCATGAGGAGACAGTAGAAGGATCAACAGTGACGCTGGTTTCGATTTCGGTGTCGTCCTCGTCCAGAATAACATTGTAGAGTCTGTAGTTACAATTGCAGGCCAATTCGTACTCGATTAACTGCACATCCATGGCGTTCAAAGGCAAGAACCGAATCTCTCTACtattgctatgaattttgaagcAAGAAATAGAAGTAAATTTAGGGCAAGTGCCTTATGAAATTCGCAAAATTCCGAAAATCAATCAAAGATGGTAGAGTGGAGGTGCCACTACCGACTATCTTATTTCATGTGACAATGCTATATGACCAGAAAATTTAGCTAGAATTTGgttagaaaattttaaaaattataatatttttttaattttaaaataaattgatcttttttcattttttagttaaaaattattaaaattaaaagggtaaaactgttttaaaatgtaaaataacatagataaaatatcattttggccaaatattttttccattttttactatttatgGAATGAAATATTGGCCGATTAAAAACTTTTATGTTTAGAAATTGAAAGTTTGGATAATGAGAATGTTGTTGAGGTAGATGTGTCGATATattaaaagagataaaatttgTAATAAAAATAGAATTGGAGTGATCTCAATAAAAGATATAATGTAGTAACTaaaactaggatgatttagacATGTGAAGATGAGATGCACGATGCATAAGGGTGGGGGCTTGAGATGTTGACTATATGGCTACATGAGAGATAGAAAAAGTATTGACAAATGTGATTAGACATGACGTGACATAATTTTATGTTATCGAGGACATGATTTTAGATAAGAAACAAGAGAAGACATGGATTATGATAGAAAATTAGTTAGATAGTTGAGAGTTTGTCTCGTTTTGTCTTTCATACTAGTAATCATAGTATTACTTAGTAAGTTTCTTGTTATTCTGATTCTGTTACTATTATTCAGTGTTTCTAgcacttaggggtcgtttggtttgaaaatgagttatgatgggataagtaaTGTTGAGATAAGTTAtattgggattagttatgattggataagttgtgttgggattattttttattgagtgtttggtttgttgtattcaaaataataaattttaagaacaatttatttgtttacaaaattgcccttcattaatgtaaaaagtgatataacaaaagggttgaaagagacatttttgtcatttacctattttatcccgggattactataccacccaaagagagggataacttatcccggtactaattattaatcccgggataagttatcccgaacttgccaaccaaacaacaaaataagcggtactataatttaatcccgggactatatggtattatccctcacaccaaacgaccccttagagtATCATATTATTATAGGATGGTGACTTTCATTTTTTGTGCCATctttttttagcattttgtcTTGGCTTCTTTATTTTTGatccttttttttcaaatcgctttgtaatatttttatttgagcTATTGATGTATGAAACAACCTTTCTACCTAGtgaaatttttcttaaatttcagttataaaattatgttgattatattgttgtcgTTGTTATTCAAAGATGTAAAATGTCATCACGGCTTGATACTATTACCCAAAAATTATGTACATGTTAAGTTGACAAACAAATACACCATACTAATCGGCATCCTAATTGGGTCCAAATAATCAACGTACCCTATTTTTGAACTTAACTTATGCTGTAATATGACATGACTTTGGATAATACATGATAGAAGGTTAGTATGTAATAGTTCAGTGTCATGCTTTCTTTAGTATTCGCTTTAATATGAATTAATCATGATTAACTAATACATATACTTATTAAattatgtaattataataaagttaTATAACTTGACGTAAACCTGAATACAAATTTATCGTATTAAAGGATATGTGCACATAGTAATTTGTACATGACCATTTTGTTTTCCGTTGTTTTAATTTCATCCAATAAATCCTCCGTGTAAGTAACGTAACATAAAGTATCTTATCCTCTTTGATTGTTATTCCAAAATAGGTGCCATACAATTCCCTTTAACATTATTATAAAATACCACAATGTCACTCAATGAAGGTAGGGAAACTCAATTAAATTATCAACCTTTAATATCCTGAATACAATTGGTTTCACACAGGATCCATTATGAGGCCATAAACTATTAAGCACAAAACAGTATAATAACACAATCCTTGTGTCACAACTATCAAAATCAGACAATGATCAAGTAGTGGAGAAGGACAACTCAACCCAAGACTCTTTTATAAGATCACCTTTTCTACTCTTCACTCTCGGGCGCACCTGCTTTCGATCCTCcaaaaaatgcactacttttgaaggATCTGACACGCATCCAATGTCAGAGTCCAAATCAACATAGCATGTCAATACTGTTTGATGAATAAAAAGTTACCCCTTTGAAGTACAATGGAATTACATGATCCCTTTGAAACATTGTTATCTAATCGAGTCTTAACCCTTTTGCCATCCTAGATGTCTAATACAAATATACCAATTTTGACAAATCATTCTAAACAATAACTATagcaaaataatatgataatcgaAGTACAAGAAGCAACATATAGTAAAAGAAATCAGAGGACAATCTACTGAGAACAAGCTAAAATACCATTACTATTTACAAAGGAACACAAAATCATATCTCTCATAATCCAGA belongs to Solanum stenotomum isolate F172 chromosome 1, ASM1918654v1, whole genome shotgun sequence and includes:
- the LOC125853685 gene encoding Werner Syndrome-like exonuclease, whose translation is MDVQLIEYELACNCNYRLYNVILDEDDTEIETSVTVDPSTVSSWIKKIETENGSRLHRLIVGLDIEWRPNFNPVADRNPVATIQLCVGESCIIYQVLHSNHIPRRLRNFLNNDDYRFVGVGIRSDVDKLWEDYDLEVSNVVDLREWAAEELNKKKLLNKGLKYLGKKIAGIEIEKPKSVTTSAWDQRWLSRKQICYACLDAYISFEVGRVLSAWY